A single window of Solanum dulcamara chromosome 5, daSolDulc1.2, whole genome shotgun sequence DNA harbors:
- the LOC129890715 gene encoding transcription factor bHLH52-like, whose translation MASVSYYSASKLEPNVQEFNFEEMAMQQLPPELLFDFNYDVEQSFYNENQDHDCYFDPDEFFLPIEMNNNSCFMPEYSAFEKQQKVFQDNCPSTHNFCFIPEYSIYERTPKHQKFFQDICLPNSNIITPSTHNSCFLPEYSVYESTPKQQEVFQDNFLPPHGLFNEEFVPNPSIFQDFASYSLPEILMPVFSSGCSNNTGVVAKKDGGNNNNNNNNEKKKMSAQSMAARQRRKKITDKTQELGKLIPGGHKMNTAEMLQATFKYIKFLQAQTALLQFMGRYQENEKLLETSDLHKLVGSSLIQEKLYSSEKCLVPKVFLEALENNQEIQNSQVLEEVKSLIK comes from the exons ATGGCTAGTGTTAGCTACTATTCTGCTTCAAAATTGGAACCAAATGTTCAAGAATTCAACTTTGAAGAAATGGCTATGCAACAACTTCCTCCAGAGCTTCTTTTTGATTTCAACTATGATGTTGAACAGAGCTTTTACAATGAAAATCAAGATCATGATTGTTATTTTGATCCAGACGAGTTTTTTTTACCAATTGAAATGAATAACAATTCTTGTTTCATGCCAGAGTACTCTGCTTTCGAGAAACAGCAAAAGGTCTTTCAAGACAACTGTCCATCCActcataatttttgtttcatTCCAGAGTACTCCATTTATGAGCGCACCCCAAAACATCAAAAGTTTTTTCAAGACATCTGCCTTCCAAATAGTAATATAATAACACCGTCCACTCATAATTCTTGTTTCTTACCAGAATACTCTGTTTATGAGAGTACCCCAAAACAACAAGAGGTCTTTCAAGACAATTTCCTTCCTCCTCATGGTTTGTTCAATGAGGAGTTCGTGCCAAATCCTTCAATCTTTCAAGATTTTGCCTCGTATTCGCTTCCAGAAATTCTTATGCCTGTTTTTAGTAGCGGATGCAGCAATAATACTGGAGTTGTCGCGAAGAAAGATGgtggtaataataataataataataataatgagaagaagaagatgtcaGCACAGAGCATGGCGGCGAGGCAGAGAAGGAAAAAGATTACTGATAAGACACAAGAATTGGGGAAATTGATACCTGGTGGACACAAAATGAATACTGCTGAAATGTTGCAAGCTACTTTCAAGTATATTAAGTTCTTGCAAGCACAAACTGCACTTCTTCAATTCATGGGAAGATATCAG GAGAATGAGAAATTACTTGAAACATCAGATTTGCACAAACTTGTTGGATCTTCCTTGATCCAAGAGAAGTTGTATTCAAGTGAAAAATGCTTAGTTCCAAAAGTGTTCCTTGAAGCACTAGAGAATAATCAAGAAATCCAAAATTCACAAGTCCTTGAGGAAGTCAAGTCTTTGATTAAATGA
- the LOC129890716 gene encoding transcription factor bHLH52-like — translation MPVFSSGCSNNTGVVAKKDGGNNNNNEKKKMSAQSMAARQRRKKITDKTQELEKLIPGGHKMNTAEMFQATFKYIKFLQAQAALLQFMGRYQEDKKSFETSSDLHKLVGSSLILEKLYSSEKCLVPKVFLEALENNQEFQNSIVLEEVKSLIR, via the exons ATGCCTGTTTTTAGTAGCGGATGCAGCAATAATACTGGAGTTGTCGCGAAGAAAGATGgtggtaataataataataatgagaagaagaagatgtcaGCACAGAGTATGGCGGCGAGGCAGAGGAGAAAGAAGATTACTGATAAGACACAAGAATTGGAGAAATTGATACCTGGTGGACACAAAATGAATACTGCTGAAATGTTTCAAGCTACTTTCAAGTATATTAAGTTCTTGCAAGCACAAGCTGCACTTCTTCAATTCATGGGAAGATATCAG GAGGATAAGAAATCATTTGAAACATCATCAGATCTGCACAAACTTGTTGGATCTTCCTTGATCCTTGAGAAGTTGTATTCAAGTGAAAAATGCTTAGTTCCAAAAGTGTTCCTTGAAGCACTAGAGAATAATCAAGAATTCCAAAATTCAATAGTCCTTGAGGAAGTCAAGTCTTTGATTAGATga